In Lacibacter sp. H375, one DNA window encodes the following:
- a CDS encoding TonB-dependent receptor: MLKIRKLLLAVLAMFFTLAVAAQVTTSNLAGVVQSDKKEPLVGATVVAKHQPTGSVYQTTTISRGAFTLSNIAPGGPYTVEVTYAGLQAQKQEDIFLNLGETFRLEFLLAPANVTLQEIVVTGSRTRSGAKGGMETNIGRDRLANLPTVGRQLTDFVRLTPQARVTYGGGISIAGQNNRYNQLMIDGAVNNDVFGISETGSNGGQTGSPPISIDAIDAFQVGVSPYDVSLGNFTGGSINATTKSGTNKLTGSAYYIFRNQSLAGKTPTGLKNAATGVPDFTAQTFGITLGGPIIKNKAFFFLSFERQDDERPQPFDASTFRVSTFRDTVARIVDKLKTFSYDPGAWENIPDLVVSNKLASKFTFNLNNKHKLNVSYRYTGSERSLTSASTSTQIRFFNGGYLFPSTTHSASAELLSNFTNNISNKALLTFTNVLDDRDALGADFPRVLLNSANGSSYTFGTEEFSTGNQLKQNNIAFFDEFKVRLGKGHELKAGVDLEFSNSYNLFVRQNYGSYTYNSVQAWLDDLRPATYNRSFSLVDDKVGDGSAAGTEFNTLRMGFFVADQWDITNDFQLNYGVRVDNFEFLTIPNEDTFFNKYAVPQISLYHDLLGARSGIRPNAQVSLSPRIGFTYNIREQKLRIKGGIGMFTGRIPLVWPGGAYNNTGVNVGGIGLNSSQINALPSFTFRADPFNQYKPQDVGLTFRPPSGQIDLIAPDFKLPKVLKASLGIEKDLGNRWNFSADILYQKNINEVDYKNVFAYKGLTNILGQTTYLSNSTTYNRIDMNGTVAGSQNPYSEGIFIITNAKGQKGFSYNLSVAIDKAFSKGWALNANYSYGDSYSVFDGTSSQNNSNWRFMETSTGRSDLQLSRSDFAQLHRINLYVSKKFSYLEDKLATTVTAFYNGQSGTPYSYVYTRSLIYDRNGVNNETNDLIYVPRDLADWSRMAVPYTSGSTTYSVADQWTALDAYISNDKYLNSRRGQFAERNGAVLPFSHIVDARIQQDFVLKTGNISNKLSVILDVFNFTNLLNRNWGRIYRTPGVDQYQLINIESTNYSTTLVNGQLKPNMTYRNTGNRTAADILDLQAGAYNSSRWRGQATIRYTF; encoded by the coding sequence ATGCTAAAAATCAGAAAACTACTGCTGGCGGTATTAGCAATGTTCTTCACACTTGCTGTTGCGGCACAGGTAACTACGAGTAACTTAGCCGGGGTTGTCCAATCAGACAAAAAGGAACCTTTGGTTGGCGCAACTGTGGTTGCAAAACATCAACCCACCGGTTCTGTTTACCAAACTACCACGATTTCCCGTGGGGCTTTCACATTGTCAAATATTGCTCCGGGCGGCCCCTACACTGTCGAGGTAACCTATGCTGGTTTACAGGCACAAAAACAGGAAGATATTTTCCTAAATCTTGGAGAAACCTTCCGCTTAGAATTTCTTCTTGCACCAGCTAATGTAACTCTCCAGGAAATAGTAGTTACAGGAAGCCGTACAAGGTCAGGCGCTAAAGGCGGCATGGAAACAAATATTGGCAGAGATCGATTAGCCAATCTTCCAACTGTTGGACGTCAGTTAACTGATTTTGTTCGTTTAACCCCGCAAGCCCGTGTTACATATGGTGGCGGCATTTCAATTGCCGGCCAAAATAATCGCTACAATCAATTGATGATTGATGGAGCGGTGAATAACGATGTATTTGGCATAAGTGAAACAGGTTCAAATGGAGGACAAACCGGCTCACCACCCATAAGTATTGATGCAATTGATGCCTTCCAGGTTGGCGTTTCACCTTACGACGTATCATTAGGTAACTTTACGGGAGGTTCAATCAATGCAACTACAAAAAGTGGTACAAATAAATTAACGGGGTCTGCTTACTATATTTTCAGAAATCAATCACTTGCTGGAAAAACTCCAACAGGACTAAAAAATGCAGCAACAGGAGTTCCCGACTTTACTGCACAAACATTTGGTATCACTTTGGGTGGTCCGATCATTAAAAATAAAGCGTTTTTCTTCCTTAGTTTTGAAAGACAGGATGATGAAAGACCGCAGCCTTTTGACGCATCAACTTTCCGGGTTTCTACTTTTAGAGATACAGTTGCACGAATTGTAGACAAGTTGAAGACATTCAGTTATGATCCAGGTGCATGGGAAAATATTCCTGATTTAGTTGTAAGTAATAAACTTGCTTCCAAATTCACCTTTAATTTAAACAACAAACATAAGTTGAATGTATCTTACCGTTATACTGGTTCAGAACGTTCTCTTACATCAGCAAGTACAAGCACACAGATACGTTTCTTTAACGGTGGTTACCTTTTCCCAAGTACTACTCATTCTGCTTCTGCAGAATTGCTTTCAAACTTTACAAATAATATTTCAAATAAAGCATTGCTTACATTCACTAATGTGCTTGATGACAGGGATGCATTGGGTGCAGATTTCCCACGTGTATTATTGAATTCGGCTAACGGATCAAGCTATACGTTTGGTACTGAAGAGTTCTCTACAGGTAACCAGCTTAAGCAAAACAATATTGCTTTCTTTGATGAATTCAAAGTAAGATTAGGTAAAGGTCATGAGTTAAAGGCCGGAGTAGATCTGGAGTTTAGTAATTCCTATAATTTGTTCGTTCGTCAGAACTACGGCTCATATACTTACAACAGTGTACAGGCTTGGTTAGATGATTTACGCCCTGCAACTTATAACCGTTCCTTTTCTTTAGTTGATGATAAAGTTGGCGACGGTAGTGCAGCCGGTACTGAGTTCAATACATTACGTATGGGCTTCTTTGTAGCTGATCAATGGGATATCACAAACGATTTCCAATTGAATTATGGTGTGCGTGTTGATAATTTTGAATTCCTTACCATACCTAACGAAGATACATTTTTCAACAAATATGCGGTACCACAGATCAGTCTTTATCATGATTTGCTTGGAGCAAGATCAGGCATTCGCCCAAATGCACAAGTAAGTTTATCACCTAGGATTGGATTTACATATAACATCCGTGAACAAAAATTACGTATTAAAGGTGGTATTGGTATGTTTACCGGCCGTATTCCTTTAGTTTGGCCTGGCGGCGCCTATAATAATACAGGTGTTAACGTCGGTGGTATTGGTTTGAACTCATCACAAATTAATGCGTTACCAAGTTTTACTTTCCGAGCCGATCCATTTAATCAATACAAGCCTCAGGATGTTGGTCTCACATTCAGACCTCCAAGTGGCCAAATCGATTTGATTGCCCCTGATTTTAAATTACCAAAAGTGTTGAAAGCATCTTTAGGTATTGAAAAAGATCTTGGTAACAGATGGAATTTTTCTGCCGATATCTTATATCAAAAGAACATCAACGAGGTTGATTACAAGAACGTTTTTGCATACAAAGGTTTAACTAACATTTTGGGACAAACCACCTATCTCTCAAACAGCACAACTTATAACCGTATTGATATGAACGGTACAGTTGCAGGCAGCCAAAATCCTTACTCGGAAGGTATCTTCATCATTACAAATGCTAAAGGACAGAAAGGTTTCTCTTACAACTTGTCTGTAGCAATTGATAAAGCCTTCTCTAAAGGCTGGGCGCTTAATGCCAATTATTCTTATGGTGATTCATACAGCGTGTTTGATGGCACTAGCAGTCAGAACAACAGTAACTGGCGTTTCATGGAAACTTCAACAGGCAGAAGTGATCTTCAATTAAGCAGAAGTGATTTTGCTCAATTGCACAGAATCAACTTATATGTTTCTAAGAAGTTCTCTTACTTAGAAGATAAACTGGCTACAACTGTTACAGCGTTCTACAATGGACAATCAGGTACTCCTTATTCATATGTTTACACACGTAGTTTGATTTATGACAGAAATGGTGTAAACAATGAAACCAACGATCTGATTTATGTACCGAGAGACCTGGCAGATTGGAGCCGCATGGCAGTCCCTTATACTTCAGGGTCTACTACTTATTCAGTAGCTGATCAGTGGACCGCTTTAGATGCTTATATCAGTAATGATAAATATCTGAATTCAAGAAGAGGCCAATTTGCAGAAAGAAATGGTGCAGTTTTACCATTCAGTCACATTGTTGATGCAAGAATTCAACAGGATTTTGTATTGAAAACAGGCAACATCAGCAACAAGCTTTCTGTTATTCTCGATGTTTTCAACTTCACAAACCTTCTCAACAGAAACTGGGGACGCATTTACCGTACCCCAGGTGTTGATCAATATCAGTTAATCAATATTGAAAGTACAAACTATAGCACTACTTTAGTTAATGGTCAATTGAAGCCTAATATGACATACAGAAATACCGGAAACAGAACTGCAGCCGATATTCTGGATCTTCAGGCAGGTGCTTACAACTCTTCACGTTGGAGAGGTCAGGCAACTATCCGTTATACATTCTGA
- a CDS encoding bifunctional 3,4-dihydroxy-2-butanone-4-phosphate synthase/GTP cyclohydrolase II, translating to MLHTIESAIEDIRNGKMVIVVDDEDRENEGDFIIAARHVTPEVINFMSKEGRGLICAAITDERCNELKLEPMVSSNTSLHETAFTISVDLTGPGTGTGISAQDRAKTIQALINKDTKPEDLARPGHIFPLRAKPGGVLRRSGHTEATIDLARLAGLEPAGVLVEIMNEDGSMARLPQLEIIAEKFDVKIISIKDLIEYRLKIDSLIEEIVRVEMPTAYGHFQLIAFREKETAQEHLALIKGTWENDEPVLVRVHSSCFTGDILGSLRCDCGDQLHCAMQMVEKEGKGVVLYMNQEGRGIGLFNKLKAYKLQEEGLDTVEANLHLGLPMDARDYGVGAQILRTLNVSKLKLISNNPKKRAGLLGYGLEIVETVPVRIAPNEYNQKYLETKRDKLGHEILK from the coding sequence ATGCTTCATACTATCGAAAGTGCGATCGAGGATATCCGTAATGGTAAAATGGTGATTGTGGTGGATGACGAGGATCGTGAAAATGAGGGAGATTTCATTATTGCAGCCCGCCATGTTACGCCTGAAGTGATCAATTTTATGAGCAAAGAAGGACGTGGTCTCATTTGCGCTGCTATTACAGATGAGCGCTGTAATGAGTTGAAACTGGAACCGATGGTTTCATCAAATACATCTCTCCACGAAACTGCTTTTACAATTTCGGTCGATCTTACCGGTCCCGGCACCGGAACCGGTATTTCTGCACAGGACAGAGCTAAAACTATCCAGGCACTGATAAATAAGGATACAAAACCGGAAGATCTTGCCCGTCCCGGACATATATTCCCTCTTCGTGCAAAACCAGGAGGTGTACTTCGCCGCAGCGGACACACAGAAGCTACCATTGATTTGGCCCGTTTGGCAGGACTCGAACCCGCCGGCGTGTTGGTGGAAATTATGAACGAGGATGGCAGCATGGCCCGTCTTCCTCAATTGGAGATCATTGCGGAGAAGTTTGATGTAAAGATCATATCCATAAAAGATCTTATTGAATACCGGCTGAAGATCGATTCACTCATTGAAGAGATCGTTCGTGTCGAAATGCCGACAGCTTATGGTCATTTTCAACTGATCGCTTTCCGTGAAAAAGAAACGGCACAGGAACATCTTGCCTTAATAAAAGGAACATGGGAAAATGATGAACCAGTGTTGGTGCGTGTACATTCATCTTGTTTTACGGGTGATATTCTTGGTTCGCTTCGTTGCGATTGTGGTGATCAATTACATTGTGCTATGCAAATGGTAGAAAAAGAAGGGAAGGGTGTAGTGTTGTATATGAACCAGGAGGGAAGAGGTATTGGACTGTTCAATAAACTGAAAGCTTATAAACTACAGGAAGAAGGTTTAGATACAGTAGAAGCAAATCTTCATTTGGGTTTGCCAATGGATGCAAGAGATTATGGTGTAGGTGCACAAATACTTCGCACACTAAATGTTTCTAAACTGAAACTCATCAGTAACAATCCCAAAAAGAGAGCTGGATTACTAGGTTATGGTTTAGAGATCGTGGAAACAGTTCCTGTCAGGATCGCTCCAAACGAATACAATCAAAAATATCTCGAAACAAAGCGTGATAAATTAGGTCATGAAATTTTGAAGTAA